A genomic region of Leptospira mtsangambouensis contains the following coding sequences:
- a CDS encoding LIC11631 family protein, which translates to MNRQDGSLVSSSTGVFYPYQHQDFYAMDSLFLSHMKQEEVWDFQSVTQVHLGFLGFLTLRGFLRESLSLPKLQVKGLSKHWKTYLAKVNFLGKGVPWESQEFIPNLVSDSLIPALTFGGKGHWAHEFHWERVEKDTTSVFFSATNKQSEGDIAISDLMKDFLQYSQTHHYLDRAYIRKENSSYLYLNSKETNPRVFFRENPTDLPEFLFLVAELKTKNPTHSN; encoded by the coding sequence GTGAATCGACAGGACGGATCTTTAGTTTCCTCATCTACAGGCGTTTTTTACCCCTACCAACACCAGGACTTTTATGCGATGGATTCTTTGTTTTTATCGCACATGAAACAAGAAGAGGTTTGGGACTTCCAATCTGTGACCCAAGTGCACCTCGGTTTTTTAGGATTTTTAACTTTAAGGGGTTTTTTACGGGAGAGTTTGTCTTTGCCGAAACTCCAAGTGAAGGGTCTTTCCAAACATTGGAAAACATACTTAGCCAAAGTGAATTTTTTAGGAAAAGGGGTCCCTTGGGAATCCCAAGAATTCATTCCCAACTTAGTTTCTGATTCTCTCATTCCAGCCCTTACCTTTGGTGGGAAAGGGCATTGGGCACATGAATTTCATTGGGAGAGGGTGGAGAAAGATACAACTTCGGTTTTCTTTTCTGCAACCAACAAACAAAGCGAAGGTGACATTGCCATTAGTGATTTGATGAAAGATTTTTTACAATATTCTCAAACCCATCACTACTTGGATCGAGCATACATCCGTAAAGAAAACTCTAGTTATTTGTATTTGAATTCAAAAGAAACGAACCCAAGGGTGTTTTTTCGTGAAAACCCAACGGATTTACCAGAATTTTTATTTTTAGTGGCAGAGTTAAAAACGAAAAATCCTACTCACTCAAATTAA
- the kdsA gene encoding 3-deoxy-8-phosphooctulonate synthase has translation MYDLIEEREFFGKKIGGRNPFFLISGPCVMENKDLLDRVCGEMKAICDDLGIVYIFKSSFDKANRSSINSYRGPGLEEGRKLLDFIKNKYNVPVLTDIHETIQVDPLKDTVDIFQIPAFLSRQTDLIAKAAETGKWVNVKKGQFMAPDDTRHIKTKIQESGSEKYMVTERGASFGYGNLVFDLRGIPMMHKHGIPIVFDATHSAQLPGAAGNITGGVREFIPHMVRGAVSVGVEGLFMEVHPDPEKALSDATTQFPLAKAKNLLTQLLELDRLVKTKFLEA, from the coding sequence ATGTACGATTTAATTGAAGAAAGAGAATTTTTCGGTAAAAAAATCGGGGGTCGAAATCCCTTTTTCCTAATTTCCGGACCATGTGTGATGGAAAACAAAGACTTACTCGATAGAGTTTGTGGCGAGATGAAAGCCATTTGTGATGATTTGGGAATCGTTTATATTTTTAAATCTTCGTTTGATAAAGCCAACAGGTCTTCTATTAATTCTTACAGGGGACCTGGTTTGGAAGAAGGAAGAAAACTTTTAGATTTTATCAAAAACAAATACAATGTTCCTGTCCTCACAGACATTCATGAAACCATCCAAGTAGACCCTTTAAAAGACACCGTTGATATCTTTCAAATTCCAGCTTTCCTTAGCCGCCAAACAGATCTCATTGCAAAGGCAGCAGAAACTGGCAAATGGGTGAATGTCAAAAAAGGCCAATTTATGGCACCGGATGACACCCGTCATATCAAAACAAAAATCCAAGAGTCAGGATCTGAAAAGTATATGGTAACCGAAAGGGGAGCTAGTTTCGGATATGGAAATCTAGTGTTTGACTTACGTGGAATTCCTATGATGCACAAACATGGAATTCCGATTGTATTTGATGCCACCCATTCCGCACAACTTCCGGGTGCTGCTGGAAATATTACCGGTGGGGTTCGTGAATTCATCCCTCATATGGTGCGTGGTGCAGTATCTGTTGGTGTGGAAGGACTTTTTATGGAAGTACATCCAGATCCGGAAAAGGCACTTTCTGATGCCACCACTCAGTTTCCACTAGCAAAGGCAAAAAATCTTTTAACACAACTTCTCGAACTTGATCGTTTGGTTAAAACCAAGTTTTTAGAGGCCTAA
- a CDS encoding LON peptidase substrate-binding domain-containing protein has protein sequence MFLPLHIFEPRYRMMLDFCMENGGEMGMAPYPKNWIGAGLPPIPEVVGYGHIIQKESLPDGRSNIILEGIGTAEIVSLDSTEPFYIAQIVRREHQRNKNVSETLKEKIEELLVLTKRILLAEGAEEDLILKMNQILVHPYPVDFIASLIYFDFKTKQTILETTHLETKADLLKTVLLGLNLSE, from the coding sequence ATGTTTTTGCCTCTCCATATTTTTGAACCCAGATACCGGATGATGTTAGACTTTTGTATGGAAAATGGTGGGGAAATGGGAATGGCTCCTTATCCTAAAAATTGGATTGGAGCGGGACTCCCTCCCATCCCAGAAGTTGTGGGGTATGGACATATCATCCAAAAGGAATCCTTACCCGATGGGAGATCCAATATCATTTTGGAAGGGATTGGGACGGCAGAGATTGTTAGTTTGGATTCCACAGAACCGTTTTATATCGCACAAATTGTCCGTCGGGAACACCAAAGAAATAAAAATGTTTCAGAAACATTAAAAGAAAAAATAGAAGAGTTACTAGTTCTCACCAAACGGATCTTACTTGCAGAAGGGGCAGAAGAAGACTTAATTTTGAAAATGAATCAAATTTTAGTCCATCCATATCCGGTAGATTTTATCGCCTCACTCATTTATTTTGATTTTAAAACCAAACAAACCATTTTAGAAACCACTCATTTGGAAACCAAAGCCGACCTTCTCAAAACGGTTTTACTTGGCCTTAATTTGAGTGAGTAG
- the rfaE2 gene encoding D-glycero-beta-D-manno-heptose 1-phosphate adenylyltransferase: MSFYDTLNSKIVSFDQIESKRKALEGKRIVFTNGCFDILHPGHVSYLAQARDLGDLLWIGVNEDASVRRLKGESRPVNSCEDRMFVLAGLSSVDFVSSFAEDTPLEILKKVKPSIHSKGGDYQVETLPEYQILKEMGADIQILPFVSGKSTTKILEKAKSPS, from the coding sequence ATGAGTTTTTATGATACATTAAATTCAAAAATTGTTTCTTTCGATCAAATTGAATCCAAAAGAAAGGCTTTGGAAGGGAAACGAATTGTATTTACCAATGGGTGTTTTGATATTTTGCACCCTGGTCATGTGAGTTATTTGGCCCAAGCAAGGGATTTAGGGGATTTGTTATGGATTGGGGTCAATGAAGATGCAAGTGTTAGGCGACTTAAAGGAGAATCTCGACCAGTCAATTCTTGTGAAGATAGAATGTTTGTGCTTGCAGGACTCTCGTCAGTAGACTTTGTTTCTTCTTTTGCAGAAGATACGCCACTAGAAATTTTGAAAAAAGTAAAACCATCCATTCACTCCAAAGGTGGGGACTACCAAGTGGAAACCCTTCCGGAATACCAAATTTTAAAAGAGATGGGAGCGGATATTCAAATTTTGCCTTTTGTCTCAGGAAAATCGACAACCAAGATTTTAGAAAAAGCCAAATCTCCTTCCTAA
- the rfaE1 gene encoding D-glycero-beta-D-manno-heptose-7-phosphate kinase yields MKIKKTSLRKSFEDLGKIKVLVIGDLILDEYLIGSVERISPEAPVPVVWVRNEKQSLGGSGNVVQNLSSIGVSGVVFGRIGEDKAGDSLETLLLQNSVSKEDFVLLKSKTIPTILKTRIIATHQQICRVDREEVVPLTKEEEDSILKQFESKLKECSAVILSDYDKGYLTPSLIQSVIRLCNRENKIVTVDPQVSHFFLYQNIHIMTPNHHEAGKALGKKLISDSEIETACREISEKLTPDAMMITRGEKGMSIFERKTDSFYHIPTVAKEVFDVTGAGDTVITTYTAFVATGMSIADAALISNVSAGIVVGKLGAATVTQPEIEEALQTLGYLDVNQ; encoded by the coding sequence TTGAAAATAAAGAAAACTTCACTCCGTAAATCTTTTGAGGATTTAGGCAAAATCAAAGTGCTTGTGATCGGAGATTTGATTTTGGATGAGTATTTGATTGGTTCTGTGGAACGAATTTCCCCGGAAGCACCAGTTCCAGTCGTTTGGGTTCGCAACGAAAAACAATCCTTAGGTGGATCAGGCAATGTCGTTCAAAACTTATCTTCCATCGGAGTTTCGGGTGTTGTGTTTGGACGGATTGGAGAGGACAAAGCAGGGGATTCTTTAGAAACACTTTTACTCCAAAATTCTGTTTCGAAAGAAGACTTCGTTTTATTAAAATCCAAAACCATACCGACCATTTTAAAAACAAGGATCATAGCGACCCACCAACAAATTTGTCGGGTGGACCGGGAGGAAGTAGTTCCTTTGACAAAAGAGGAAGAAGATTCTATCCTAAAACAATTTGAATCAAAATTAAAAGAATGTTCCGCTGTCATTTTATCAGATTATGATAAGGGTTATCTCACACCTTCTCTCATTCAATCGGTGATTCGCCTTTGTAACCGAGAAAATAAAATTGTGACAGTAGACCCGCAAGTCAGCCATTTTTTCCTATACCAAAATATTCATATCATGACACCCAACCACCATGAAGCCGGAAAGGCTTTGGGTAAAAAACTGATCAGTGATTCTGAAATTGAAACTGCATGTCGGGAGATCTCAGAAAAACTCACACCCGATGCTATGATGATCACTCGAGGGGAAAAAGGGATGTCTATTTTTGAAAGAAAGACGGATTCTTTTTATCATATCCCGACTGTTGCAAAAGAAGTATTTGATGTGACAGGTGCCGGTGATACGGTGATTACCACGTACACTGCCTTTGTGGCTACCGGAATGTCCATTGCTGATGCAGCTCTTATATCCAATGTGAGTGCAGGTATCGTTGTTGGTAAGTTAGGTGCTGCTACTGTCACACAACCGGAAATTGAAGAAGCTTTACAAACACTAGGTTATTTGGATGTAAACCAATGA
- a CDS encoding CTP synthase translates to MSKTRYIFITGGVSSSLGKGVTVAALGCLLEARGYTVSLQKMDPYINIDPGTMSPYQHGEVYVTEDGAETDLDLGYYERFTKSKFSRKNSVSTGQIYHAVIERERKGDYLGRTVQVVPHITNEIRNRIYNLTRDQETDFVIVEIGGTVGDIESVPFLEAIRQMRYEHGASQVLFLHLTLVPTITAAGEAKTKPTQHSVKELLALGIQPDILICRINKPMSKEMKNKISLFCNVKEQNVISAVDIDTSIYEIPLMYREDKLDEVVLNALGMDLRKLNFSQWENMVKKIRNTKKTVKVALIGKYISLQDAYRSVYESLAHGGIANDVEVNVVKINPEDIDFKNIKELLKGVHGVLVPGGFGERGIEGKIAAIHYARTKQIPFFGICLGMQCAVIEFARNVLGFKDANSTEFKPNVEYPVISMIEEQKEIERMGGTMRLGAYPCIVKKGSLAYSEYKAERISERHRHRFEFTLRYKDDFEKKGMNLAGFSPDGSLAEIVEVANHPWFVGVQFHPEFQSKPTDPHPLFAGFIRAASKLAKKTED, encoded by the coding sequence TTGTCCAAGACCAGATATATTTTTATTACCGGTGGCGTTTCCTCTTCTTTAGGAAAAGGGGTTACCGTTGCAGCTCTCGGTTGTTTGTTAGAAGCCAGGGGTTATACCGTCTCTTTACAAAAAATGGATCCCTATATCAACATTGACCCAGGTACGATGAGTCCGTACCAACATGGGGAAGTGTATGTGACGGAAGACGGAGCAGAAACAGATTTAGATTTAGGATATTACGAAAGATTTACAAAATCTAAATTTTCCAGAAAAAATTCCGTATCCACAGGCCAAATTTATCACGCGGTGATTGAAAGGGAAAGGAAAGGTGATTATTTAGGAAGAACCGTACAGGTTGTACCTCATATCACTAATGAAATTCGAAACCGAATTTATAACTTAACACGAGACCAAGAAACGGATTTTGTGATTGTAGAAATCGGGGGAACTGTTGGTGACATTGAATCAGTTCCATTTCTCGAAGCCATCAGGCAAATGCGTTATGAACATGGAGCAAGCCAAGTATTGTTTTTGCATTTAACTCTTGTTCCTACCATTACGGCAGCGGGCGAAGCAAAAACGAAACCAACACAACACTCGGTAAAAGAACTTCTAGCTCTTGGAATCCAACCAGACATTTTAATTTGCCGTATTAATAAACCAATGTCCAAAGAGATGAAAAATAAAATTTCTCTCTTTTGTAACGTAAAAGAACAAAATGTAATCTCTGCAGTTGATATTGATACTTCCATTTATGAAATCCCTCTTATGTATCGGGAAGATAAATTAGATGAAGTGGTTTTAAATGCTCTTGGTATGGATCTCCGAAAACTGAATTTTTCCCAGTGGGAAAATATGGTCAAAAAGATTCGAAATACAAAAAAGACCGTAAAAGTGGCGTTAATTGGAAAGTATATTTCATTACAAGATGCGTATCGTTCTGTTTATGAATCTCTTGCTCACGGTGGGATTGCCAATGACGTAGAAGTAAACGTTGTTAAAATCAATCCAGAAGATATTGATTTTAAAAATATCAAAGAACTACTCAAAGGTGTTCATGGTGTTTTGGTTCCTGGTGGATTTGGTGAACGTGGGATTGAAGGAAAAATTGCTGCGATTCATTATGCAAGAACCAAACAAATTCCTTTTTTCGGAATTTGCCTTGGGATGCAATGTGCAGTGATCGAATTTGCAAGAAATGTTCTCGGTTTCAAAGATGCAAACTCTACAGAATTTAAACCCAATGTAGAATACCCAGTGATTTCAATGATTGAAGAACAAAAAGAAATCGAAAGAATGGGCGGAACCATGCGTCTGGGTGCATACCCTTGTATCGTCAAAAAGGGGAGTCTTGCTTATTCGGAATACAAAGCAGAACGTATTTCCGAAAGACATAGACATCGCTTCGAATTCACTTTGCGTTATAAAGATGATTTTGAGAAAAAAGGAATGAATTTAGCGGGTTTTTCGCCTGATGGAAGTTTGGCGGAAATTGTAGAAGTGGCAAACCATCCTTGGTTTGTTGGCGTTCAGTTCCATCCAGAATTTCAATCCAAACCAACTGACCCACATCCACTGTTTGCTGGGTTCATTCGAGCAGCATCCAAATTAGCTAAAAAAACGGAGGATTAA